A single window of Chloroflexota bacterium DNA harbors:
- the uvrA gene encoding excinuclease ABC subunit UvrA encodes MPQDKIIIHGAREHNLKNVTLEIPRDKLVVFTGLSGSGKSSLAFDTLYAEGQRRYVESLSAYARQFLGQMEKPDVDKIEGLSPAISIDQKGVSHNPRSTVGTVTEIYDYLRLLFARIGIPHCPQCGRVIQTQTVEQIVDIISGWPEGTRILILAPLIRGRKGHHQKVFEDIRKAGFARARVNGEIRDVNEEIELDRYKNHSIEAVVDRLTVQPAGDGQSRLADSLETAIKLGEGVVIVSRVEGDKGEDQLFSEQYACPYDGFSLGEIEPRSFSFNTPHGACPACQGLGVKMELDPDLIVPNKDLSLTEGAIKSSGAANDEDSYFMRLLTAVAHHYKIDLNAPFRTLTPEQQQVILHGNQGEVVSIEYTNRQGLKRYWETSYEGVIPNLARRHAETTSDWMRWEIESYMSSRPCPECNGARLKPAVLGVTVQKRNIVDVTHMSVGDALGWVEMLQGKKTPRTTRLSNGEALPTLSAREQKISQQILKEIYNRLGFLVDVGLDYLSLQRSAGTLSGGEAQRIRLATQIGSQLMGVLYILDEPSIGLHPRDNARLIRTLTRMRDLGNTLIVVEHDEETMRTADWIVDMGPGAGEHGGKVVANGPLETILKTPGSLTGKYLSGKLKIDVPETRRPGNGRAVEIIGATENNLKNISVTLPLGKFVVITGVSGSGKSSLIVEVLYKRLAQVFYGAREKPGTHAEILGTEHLDKVIDIDQSPIGRTPRSNPATYTNAFNDIRDLFSQLPESKLRGYKAGRYSFNVKGGRCEACQGDGTIKIEMNFLPDIYVPCEVCKGKRYNRETLQVHYKGKSIADVLDLTVSEAIEFFDAIPSLRRKLQTLHDVGLDYIRLGQPAPTMSGGEAQRVKLSKELSKRSTGQTLYILDEPTTGLHFDDVKRLLGVLQRLADAGNTVVVIEHNLDVIKSADWILDLGPEGGDKGGQLIAEGTPEAVARVKESYTGQFLRKILK; translated from the coding sequence ATGCCCCAAGACAAGATCATCATCCACGGCGCGCGCGAGCACAACCTGAAGAACGTCACGCTGGAGATCCCGCGCGACAAGCTCGTCGTCTTCACCGGCCTGTCCGGCTCCGGCAAGTCGTCGCTGGCGTTCGACACGCTGTACGCCGAGGGCCAGCGGCGCTACGTCGAGTCGCTCTCGGCCTACGCGCGGCAGTTCCTCGGCCAGATGGAGAAGCCGGACGTCGACAAGATCGAGGGGCTGTCGCCGGCGATCTCAATCGACCAGAAAGGCGTCAGCCATAATCCGCGCTCGACCGTCGGCACGGTCACCGAGATCTACGACTACCTGCGCCTGCTGTTCGCGCGCATCGGCATCCCGCACTGCCCGCAGTGCGGCCGCGTCATCCAGACGCAGACGGTCGAGCAGATCGTGGACATCATCAGCGGCTGGCCGGAGGGCACGCGCATCCTGATCCTCGCGCCGCTGATCCGCGGGCGCAAGGGCCACCACCAGAAGGTGTTCGAGGACATCCGCAAGGCCGGCTTCGCCCGCGCGCGCGTCAACGGCGAAATCCGCGACGTGAACGAGGAGATCGAGCTCGACCGCTACAAGAACCACAGCATCGAAGCGGTGGTCGACCGCCTGACGGTGCAGCCGGCCGGCGACGGGCAGTCGCGCCTGGCCGATTCGCTCGAAACCGCGATAAAACTGGGCGAGGGCGTGGTGATCGTCAGCCGCGTCGAGGGCGACAAGGGCGAGGATCAGTTGTTCTCCGAGCAGTACGCTTGCCCGTACGACGGCTTCTCGCTCGGCGAGATCGAGCCGCGCTCGTTCTCGTTCAACACGCCGCACGGCGCGTGCCCGGCCTGCCAGGGGCTCGGCGTCAAGATGGAGCTCGATCCCGACCTGATCGTGCCGAACAAAGACCTGTCGCTGACCGAAGGCGCCATCAAGTCGAGTGGCGCCGCCAACGATGAGGACTCGTATTTCATGCGCCTGCTGACCGCCGTGGCGCACCACTACAAGATCGACCTCAATGCGCCGTTCCGCACGCTGACGCCGGAGCAGCAGCAGGTGATCCTGCACGGCAACCAGGGCGAGGTCGTCAGCATCGAATACACCAACCGGCAGGGGTTGAAGCGCTACTGGGAGACGAGCTACGAGGGCGTCATCCCGAACCTGGCGCGGCGGCACGCCGAGACGACCTCGGACTGGATGCGCTGGGAGATCGAGTCGTACATGTCATCGCGGCCGTGCCCGGAGTGCAACGGCGCGCGCCTGAAACCGGCCGTGCTCGGCGTCACCGTCCAGAAGCGCAACATCGTCGACGTCACGCACATGAGCGTCGGCGACGCGCTCGGCTGGGTCGAGATGCTGCAAGGCAAGAAGACACCGCGCACGACCAGGCTGAGCAACGGCGAAGCGCTGCCCACCCTCTCCGCGCGCGAGCAGAAGATCAGCCAGCAGATCCTCAAGGAGATCTACAACCGGCTCGGCTTCCTGGTCGACGTCGGGCTCGACTACCTCTCGCTGCAGCGCTCGGCTGGCACGCTCTCCGGCGGCGAGGCGCAGCGCATCCGGCTGGCGACGCAGATCGGCTCGCAGTTGATGGGCGTGCTCTACATTCTCGACGAGCCGTCGATCGGCCTGCACCCGCGCGACAACGCGCGACTGATCCGCACGCTGACGCGCATGCGCGATCTGGGCAACACGCTGATCGTCGTCGAGCACGACGAGGAGACGATGCGCACCGCCGACTGGATCGTGGACATGGGCCCCGGCGCGGGCGAGCACGGCGGCAAGGTCGTCGCCAACGGCCCGCTCGAGACGATCCTCAAGACGCCCGGCTCGCTGACCGGCAAGTACCTGAGCGGCAAGCTGAAGATCGACGTGCCGGAGACGCGGCGGCCGGGCAACGGCCGCGCCGTCGAGATCATCGGCGCGACCGAGAACAACCTGAAAAACATCTCGGTCACGCTGCCGCTCGGCAAGTTCGTCGTCATCACCGGTGTGTCGGGCTCCGGCAAGTCGTCGCTGATCGTGGAGGTGCTGTACAAGCGGCTGGCGCAGGTCTTCTACGGCGCGCGCGAGAAGCCAGGCACGCACGCCGAAATCCTTGGCACCGAGCACCTGGACAAAGTCATCGACATCGACCAGTCACCGATCGGCCGCACGCCGCGCAGCAACCCGGCGACGTACACCAACGCGTTCAACGACATCCGCGACCTGTTCTCGCAACTGCCGGAGTCGAAACTGCGCGGCTACAAGGCCGGGCGCTACTCGTTCAACGTCAAGGGCGGGCGCTGCGAGGCGTGCCAGGGCGACGGCACCATCAAGATCGAGATGAACTTCCTGCCCGACATCTACGTGCCGTGCGAGGTCTGCAAGGGCAAGCGCTACAACCGCGAGACGCTGCAGGTGCACTACAAGGGCAAGAGCATCGCCGACGTGCTCGACCTGACGGTTAGCGAGGCGATCGAGTTCTTCGACGCGATCCCGTCGCTGCGGCGCAAGCTGCAGACGCTGCACGACGTCGGGCTGGACTACATCCGGCTCGGCCAGCCCGCGCCGACGATGTCGGGCGGCGAGGCGCAGCGCGTCAAGCTGTCGAAGGAGCTCAGCAAACGCTCGACCGGCCAGACGCTCTACATCCTCGACGAGCCGACCACCGGCCTGCACTTCGACGACGTCAAGCGGCTGCTCGGCGTCTTGCAGCGGCTGGCCGACGCGGGCAACACGGTCGTCGTGATCGAACACAACCTCGACGTGATCAAAAGCGCGGACTGGATCCTCGATCTCGGCCCGGAGGGCGGCGACAAGGGCGGTCAACTGATCGCCGAGGGCACGCCGGAGGCGGTGGCACGCGTGAAGGAAAGCTACACCGGTCAGTTCCTGCGCAAGATATTGAAATAA
- a CDS encoding YhfC family intramembrane metalloprotease, which translates to MPENPILITLPLDGLLMIAIPIALAVAIHRRWSVRGALFGAGVVTFIASQVVHLPMLWLIGLPFQQKWVAMPPEWNLPFNVLVGGLTAGLCEETARYIAFRRFLKTTQTWEEGLMFGAGHGGIEAILLGVLVLVTFANYYTISQMDISALPEASRAGAQQLVDAINRTPPFEALLGAVERVFAICLHLAMSLLNLVAARRGKPALVGVAILWHAAVNGIALVAASLWGAVAAESVLALTAIAAVVLILRLRAVLPSSRTAP; encoded by the coding sequence ATGCCAGAAAATCCAATACTGATCACCCTGCCGCTGGACGGTCTGCTGATGATCGCCATCCCAATCGCGCTGGCGGTCGCGATTCACCGGCGCTGGAGCGTGCGCGGCGCGCTGTTCGGCGCGGGCGTAGTGACGTTCATCGCCTCGCAGGTCGTGCACCTCCCGATGCTCTGGCTGATCGGTCTGCCGTTCCAACAGAAATGGGTCGCGATGCCCCCTGAATGGAACCTGCCGTTCAACGTGCTGGTCGGCGGCCTGACGGCCGGCCTGTGCGAGGAAACGGCGCGCTATATCGCGTTCCGCCGCTTCCTCAAGACGACACAGACATGGGAAGAGGGCCTGATGTTCGGCGCGGGGCATGGCGGCATCGAGGCCATTCTGCTTGGCGTGCTGGTGCTGGTGACGTTCGCCAACTACTACACGATCAGCCAGATGGACATCAGCGCCCTGCCGGAAGCGTCGCGCGCCGGCGCGCAGCAACTGGTCGACGCGATCAACCGCACGCCGCCGTTCGAAGCCTTGCTGGGCGCGGTCGAGCGCGTGTTCGCCATCTGCCTGCACCTGGCGATGTCGCTGCTCAATCTGGTCGCCGCGCGGCGCGGCAAGCCGGCGCTCGTCGGCGTCGCCATCCTCTGGCACGCGGCGGTCAACGGCATCGCGCTGGTGGCGGCCTCACTGTGGGGCGCGGTCGCCGCCGAGAGCGTGCTGGCCCTGACGGCGATCGCCGCGGTCGTGCTGATACTCCGCCTGCGAGCGGTTCTCCCTTCAAGCCGAACCGCGCCTTGA
- a CDS encoding sulfurtransferase: protein MYDTIISASELKRLISSGGDLAIFDTRHVLTAPDHGTNAYKAGHIPGAQFAHLDHDLAAPINADPQAHSGRHPLPDMATWLKRLGDWGVEPETQVIAYDDAGGMVASRMWWMLRMAGRRAAAVLDGGMPAWLAIGGALETSEKKRPALPPHSGGSSYADERTIADVSADRARPAAEQRYLLVDARTAERFRGEVEPYGPVAGHIPGAVNAFYGGNLNPDGTFRSVDELRARFAPIVAQAGDREVVMYCGSGVSACHNLLAMEIAGLPSARLFPNSWSGWSATEGLPVAKGEA, encoded by the coding sequence ATGTACGACACAATCATTTCTGCGAGCGAACTGAAGCGCCTGATTTCCAGCGGCGGTGACCTGGCGATCTTCGACACGCGGCACGTATTGACCGCGCCCGATCACGGCACCAATGCATACAAAGCGGGTCACATTCCGGGCGCACAGTTCGCGCACCTCGATCACGATTTGGCCGCGCCGATCAACGCGGACCCGCAGGCGCACAGCGGCCGCCACCCGCTGCCCGACATGGCGACCTGGCTGAAACGGCTGGGCGATTGGGGCGTGGAGCCGGAGACGCAGGTCATCGCCTATGATGATGCGGGAGGCATGGTCGCCTCGCGCATGTGGTGGATGCTGCGCATGGCCGGGCGCCGCGCCGCGGCTGTGCTCGACGGCGGCATGCCGGCCTGGCTGGCGATCGGCGGCGCATTGGAGACGAGCGAGAAAAAGCGTCCGGCTTTGCCACCGCACTCCGGCGGCAGCAGCTACGCAGACGAGCGCACGATCGCCGATGTGAGCGCCGACCGCGCACGCCCTGCCGCCGAGCAGCGCTATTTGCTGGTCGATGCGCGCACGGCAGAGCGCTTCCGTGGCGAAGTCGAGCCGTACGGCCCGGTCGCCGGTCACATCCCCGGCGCCGTCAACGCCTTCTACGGCGGCAATCTGAACCCCGATGGCACCTTCCGAAGCGTGGATGAGTTACGCGCGCGCTTCGCACCGATCGTGGCGCAGGCCGGCGACCGCGAGGTCGTGATGTACTGCGGCTCCGGCGTCTCGGCCTGCCATAACCTGCTGGCGATGGAGATCGCGGGGCTGCCCTCGGCGCGCCTGTTCCCGAACTCGTGGAGCGGCTGGAGCGCGACCGAGGGATTGCCAGTGGCAAAGGGCGAGGCGTAG
- the miaB gene encoding tRNA (N6-isopentenyl adenosine(37)-C2)-methylthiotransferase MiaB: MTKTYHIWTEGCQMNLADSQRVAIELERLGYAPSERAEQADVVVLNTCVVRQQAEEKAVGRLWSLKPAKLNNPDMVLALMGCMVGVKDAEPLRKQFPFVDVFMPPSEPGPLVRHLRARGDDPGADLERSEVEARHAIQDEFRLPGGDTGTVSAHVPVVYGCNHVCTFCIIPYRRGQERSRPVGDIAHEVRALAAQGVKEFTLLGQIVDRYGYDVADGPRLPDLLRVLNGIDGVERIRFLTSHPNYMDGALLDCVAELPKVMPHIEVPVQAGDDAVLAAMRRGYTSSEYRELVGRIRARLPGCSIATDIIVGFPGESEAQFMRTYDLLAELRLDVAHLAMYSPRPNTASARRLADDVPAEEKLRRLKALDALQEGISREINESLVGSAQHVLVDGQHKGKWRGRTPTNKLVFFGDDSRDWLGQTPIVTIVEAGAWSMQGALGGAPRAVTGAPPRREVIPLSG, translated from the coding sequence GTGACCAAAACGTATCACATCTGGACCGAAGGCTGCCAGATGAACCTGGCCGACTCGCAGCGCGTAGCGATCGAGCTTGAGCGGCTCGGCTACGCGCCGAGCGAGCGCGCCGAGCAGGCCGACGTCGTCGTGCTCAACACCTGCGTCGTGCGCCAGCAGGCCGAGGAAAAGGCCGTTGGCCGCCTCTGGTCGCTCAAGCCGGCCAAGCTCAACAACCCTGACATGGTGCTCGCGCTGATGGGCTGCATGGTCGGCGTCAAGGACGCCGAGCCGCTGCGCAAGCAGTTCCCGTTCGTCGATGTGTTCATGCCGCCATCCGAGCCGGGGCCATTGGTGCGGCACTTGCGCGCGCGCGGTGACGATCCCGGCGCCGATCTGGAGCGCAGCGAGGTTGAAGCGCGGCACGCCATCCAGGACGAGTTTCGCCTGCCCGGCGGCGACACGGGCACGGTGTCGGCGCATGTGCCGGTCGTTTACGGCTGCAACCACGTCTGCACCTTCTGCATCATCCCTTACCGCCGGGGACAGGAGCGCAGCCGCCCGGTCGGCGACATTGCGCATGAGGTGCGGGCACTGGCCGCGCAGGGCGTCAAAGAGTTCACGCTGCTCGGTCAAATCGTCGACCGCTATGGCTACGATGTTGCCGATGGCCCGCGCCTGCCCGACCTACTGCGCGTGCTCAACGGCATCGACGGCGTAGAGCGCATCCGCTTCTTGACCTCGCACCCGAACTACATGGACGGCGCGCTGCTCGACTGTGTCGCTGAGCTGCCGAAGGTGATGCCGCACATCGAGGTGCCGGTGCAGGCCGGCGACGATGCGGTGCTGGCGGCGATGCGGCGCGGCTACACCAGCAGCGAGTATCGCGAGTTGGTCGGCCGCATCCGCGCGCGCCTACCCGGCTGCTCAATCGCGACCGATATCATCGTCGGCTTCCCGGGCGAAAGCGAAGCGCAGTTCATGCGCACCTACGACCTGCTGGCGGAGCTACGGCTCGACGTGGCGCACCTGGCGATGTACTCGCCGCGCCCAAACACTGCGTCGGCGCGGCGTTTGGCCGACGACGTGCCAGCCGAGGAGAAACTGCGCCGCCTGAAGGCGCTGGACGCGCTGCAGGAAGGCATCTCGCGCGAGATCAACGAGTCTCTCGTCGGCAGCGCGCAGCACGTGCTGGTCGACGGCCAGCACAAAGGCAAGTGGCGCGGCCGCACGCCGACCAACAAGCTTGTCTTCTTCGGCGACGATTCGCGCGACTGGCTGGGGCAGACGCCGATCGTGACGATCGTCGAGGCGGGCGCCTGGTCGATGCAGGGTGCGCTCGGCGGTGCGCCGCGCGCGGTCACCGGAGCGCCACCGCGCCGCGAGGTGATTCCGCTGAGCGGATAG
- the der gene encoding ribosome biogenesis GTPase Der yields the protein MPKPIVAIVGRPNVGKSTLFNRLIGQRLAIVDERPGTTRDRLYADTVWNGVEFALLDTGGLDRVTGQRETTRRTELMHEYNPRQIQELVTHQAQLAITEADVIVFVTSITEGVTAGDLDVAEQLRRSGKPIVLVANKADNLKRELDAVEFYQFGLGDPCIVSAVHGNGTGDLLDLVVARIPPQAPAPESTEPKIAIVGRPNVGKSSLVNALTGEDRTIVSEIPGTTRDAIDTPLNWKGMDVTLVDTAGIRRRGAIDHGAVEQYSVIRALRAIQRCDVALLLIDGADGVTAQDAHIGQYIIEEGKSAVIIVNKWDLVEKDETTLPLYEKQVRKALEFMEWAPILFISAKTRQRVGLVVDAAIKARESRSIRIGTAELNDLVRDATVRHSPPTYRNKRQRFYFATQSGENPPTFVFYVTDPDAVHFSYQRYLENLMRERWGFAGTPIRLTFKAQESRKGQ from the coding sequence ATGCCTAAACCGATTGTTGCCATTGTCGGACGCCCCAATGTGGGCAAATCAACGCTGTTCAACCGCCTGATCGGTCAGCGGCTCGCGATTGTGGACGAGCGCCCCGGCACCACGCGCGACCGCCTGTACGCCGATACCGTGTGGAACGGCGTCGAGTTCGCCCTGCTGGACACGGGCGGACTCGACCGCGTGACCGGCCAGCGCGAAACGACGCGCCGCACGGAGTTGATGCACGAGTACAACCCGCGCCAGATCCAGGAACTGGTGACCCACCAGGCGCAACTCGCGATTACTGAGGCCGACGTGATTGTGTTCGTGACCTCGATCACCGAAGGCGTCACGGCGGGTGACCTGGATGTGGCCGAACAGTTGCGCCGCAGCGGCAAGCCGATCGTACTGGTCGCCAACAAGGCCGACAATCTCAAGCGCGAGCTCGACGCCGTCGAGTTCTACCAGTTCGGGCTGGGCGACCCGTGCATCGTCTCGGCGGTACACGGCAACGGAACCGGCGACTTGCTCGACCTGGTCGTGGCGCGCATTCCCCCGCAGGCGCCCGCGCCGGAGAGCACCGAGCCGAAGATCGCCATCGTCGGCCGCCCGAACGTCGGGAAGTCGTCGCTGGTCAACGCGCTGACCGGCGAAGACCGCACCATCGTGAGCGAAATCCCCGGCACGACGCGCGACGCGATCGACACGCCCCTGAACTGGAAGGGCATGGACGTGACGCTGGTGGACACGGCGGGCATCCGGCGGCGCGGCGCGATTGACCATGGCGCGGTGGAGCAGTACAGCGTCATCCGCGCCTTGCGCGCAATCCAGCGCTGCGACGTGGCGCTGCTGCTGATCGACGGCGCGGACGGCGTTACCGCGCAAGACGCGCACATCGGGCAGTACATCATCGAAGAGGGCAAGAGCGCCGTCATCATCGTCAACAAGTGGGACCTGGTCGAGAAAGACGAGACGACGCTGCCGCTGTACGAGAAGCAGGTGCGGAAGGCGCTGGAGTTCATGGAGTGGGCGCCGATCCTGTTTATCTCGGCAAAAACGAGGCAGCGGGTGGGGCTCGTCGTGGATGCGGCGATCAAGGCGCGCGAGTCACGTTCGATTCGCATCGGCACGGCCGAGTTGAACGACCTGGTGCGCGATGCGACGGTGCGCCACTCGCCGCCGACCTACCGCAACAAACGGCAGCGCTTCTACTTCGCGACGCAGTCCGGCGAAAATCCGCCGACGTTCGTGTTCTACGTCACCGATCCCGACGCGGTGCACTTCTCCTACCAGCGCTATCTGGAGAACCTGATGCGCGAGCGCTGGGGGTTCGCGGGGACGCCGATCCGGCTGACCTTCAAGGCGCAGGAGTCGCGCAAGGGGCAGTAG
- a CDS encoding TIGR00159 family protein — translation MSNVLLALSRLDALSVVDIVLVALIIYAGLYVVRGTPAVTLMRGLLLVVGAAGVLTAVFHLTAVSWLIRNSLPALLVAVPVIFQPEMRRALERLGRAGRWLDRSPGGDAQLAINEICKAIAALAQQRLGALIVIEQRTGLRQYIDTGVAIDGRVSKELLETIFFKNSALHDMAVIVRGDHIVAAGCMLPLAQNEATERNYGTRHRAAIGVTEQTDAISVVVSEESGAISIARNGRMVRNLDEVRLRSILNLFTHADPNRRY, via the coding sequence ATGTCCAACGTTCTGCTTGCCCTCAGCCGCCTCGATGCGCTGTCGGTCGTGGACATTGTGCTGGTGGCGTTGATCATATACGCCGGGCTGTATGTCGTGCGCGGCACGCCGGCCGTCACGCTGATGCGCGGGCTGCTGCTGGTGGTGGGGGCGGCCGGCGTCCTGACCGCCGTGTTTCACCTGACCGCCGTCAGTTGGCTGATTCGCAACAGCCTGCCCGCGCTGCTGGTGGCTGTGCCGGTTATCTTTCAGCCCGAGATGCGCCGCGCGCTGGAGCGGCTGGGCCGCGCGGGCCGCTGGCTCGACCGCTCGCCCGGCGGCGACGCTCAACTGGCCATCAACGAGATCTGCAAAGCGATTGCCGCGCTGGCGCAGCAGCGCCTCGGCGCGCTGATCGTGATTGAACAGCGCACCGGCCTACGGCAGTACATTGATACCGGCGTGGCGATTGACGGCCGCGTGTCCAAAGAGCTGCTGGAAACGATCTTCTTCAAGAACTCGGCTCTGCACGATATGGCGGTCATCGTGCGCGGCGATCACATCGTGGCCGCCGGCTGTATGCTGCCGCTGGCGCAGAACGAGGCCACCGAGCGGAACTACGGCACCCGGCACCGCGCGGCGATCGGCGTCACGGAGCAGACCGACGCGATCAGCGTCGTGGTGTCCGAGGAGAGCGGTGCGATCTCCATCGCGCGCAACGGTCGCATGGTCCGCAATCTCGATGAAGTGCGGCTGCGGAGCATCCTGAATCTGTTCACACACGCCGATCCCAACCGGCGCTACTGA
- a CDS encoding tetratricopeptide repeat protein yields the protein MPGNQVVFQEALRKAHNLAWDHKWSQAVVEYRRALAEFDTDALVWTSLGAALIELKRLADAKDVFRRASELLPDDISIQQRLAEVYERLGDSENALVAQLQIATILERGPDPLRAAAPWRAILRIQPLHLESRRRLAELFERLGRSVESAQEWATLAKMLHEFGRTAEATEQARKALALDPRNSDARAIIGTLQQVEPPLADASGHTMIEPPAATSDEGGPVLEAARRALSRLADSVFEAAAPAPGASNAIGPLLANAMDLHVRGRQDEAINGYRRALAAGYDEPDIHFAIGMLCLDTLRLDEAVAEFQRTTETPGYDLASHFALGQCSRARRDMPEALRHVLAAYRLLDEEMVSPALIATVSDVYVSVARQREGSTQLIEFADALTEFITVPNWRERVDGLRQQLDAASTPDSWISLAEAVGTGSAERVVGALHSSREYQLLDKPTAASDECYYALAVAPFFLPLHARLAEIFAQQHRVDDAIAKYMAIAAVQQARGDSDQVAATYGRVLTYAPDNDNVRQHLIDVLVARGDIAPAIDQYLALGDVFMRLAQLDRAQKAYEAGLRLVARAGVNDRWTVTALHMIGDIFMQKATWKDALQVYMQVRRLVPDDDKASLRLVDLYFKLGRAPETENELAHLISLYDKRGDSAKLIPMVADMASMRPRSTALKNFLIDLLIRAGRTEQAIGELDTLGEAQLLNHQTTDAILTIERIIALKPAKVEEYQKLLAQLRAGA from the coding sequence ATGCCCGGCAACCAGGTCGTTTTTCAAGAGGCGCTGCGCAAAGCGCACAATCTCGCGTGGGACCACAAGTGGTCGCAGGCTGTCGTGGAATATCGCCGCGCGCTGGCCGAATTCGACACGGACGCGCTCGTGTGGACGAGCCTGGGCGCTGCACTGATCGAGTTGAAGCGCCTGGCGGACGCCAAGGACGTCTTTCGCCGGGCCTCGGAACTCCTGCCCGATGACATTAGCATTCAGCAGCGGCTGGCCGAGGTCTATGAACGGCTGGGCGACAGTGAGAATGCGCTGGTGGCGCAATTGCAGATTGCGACAATCCTGGAGCGCGGCCCGGATCCGCTGCGGGCCGCGGCGCCCTGGCGGGCGATCCTGCGCATCCAGCCGTTGCACCTGGAGTCGCGCCGGCGGCTGGCCGAGTTGTTCGAACGGCTGGGCCGCAGCGTGGAGTCCGCACAGGAATGGGCCACGCTGGCGAAGATGCTGCACGAATTTGGCCGCACCGCCGAGGCGACCGAACAGGCGCGCAAGGCGCTGGCGCTCGACCCGCGCAATTCGGATGCGCGCGCGATCATTGGCACCCTGCAACAGGTTGAGCCGCCGCTCGCCGACGCCAGCGGTCATACCATGATCGAGCCGCCGGCGGCGACGTCGGACGAGGGCGGGCCGGTGCTCGAAGCGGCCCGCCGGGCGTTGTCGCGCCTGGCGGACTCCGTCTTTGAAGCGGCAGCGCCGGCGCCGGGCGCGTCGAACGCAATCGGCCCGCTGCTGGCCAACGCGATGGACCTGCACGTGCGCGGCCGCCAGGACGAAGCGATAAACGGTTACCGCCGCGCACTGGCCGCCGGTTACGACGAGCCCGACATCCACTTCGCGATCGGCATGTTGTGCCTGGATACGCTGCGGCTGGACGAAGCCGTAGCCGAATTTCAGCGCACCACCGAGACGCCCGGCTATGACCTGGCGAGCCATTTCGCGCTGGGTCAATGCAGCCGCGCGCGCCGCGATATGCCGGAGGCGCTCCGGCATGTGCTGGCCGCGTACCGGCTGCTGGATGAAGAGATGGTGTCGCCGGCGCTGATTGCGACAGTCAGCGATGTGTACGTCTCGGTCGCGCGGCAGCGTGAAGGCTCCACGCAGCTCATCGAGTTTGCCGATGCGCTCACCGAATTCATCACCGTGCCGAACTGGCGCGAGCGGGTGGATGGCCTGCGCCAGCAACTGGATGCGGCCAGCACGCCGGATAGCTGGATCAGCCTGGCCGAGGCGGTGGGCACCGGCAGCGCCGAGCGCGTGGTCGGCGCGTTGCACAGCAGCCGCGAGTATCAACTGCTGGACAAGCCGACCGCCGCATCCGACGAATGCTACTACGCGCTGGCGGTTGCGCCGTTCTTCCTGCCGCTGCACGCGCGCCTGGCCGAGATCTTCGCGCAGCAGCACCGGGTGGACGACGCGATTGCGAAGTACATGGCGATCGCGGCGGTGCAGCAGGCGCGCGGCGACAGCGATCAGGTGGCGGCCACGTACGGGCGCGTGCTGACGTACGCGCCGGACAACGACAACGTCCGCCAGCATCTGATCGACGTGCTGGTGGCGCGCGGCGACATCGCGCCCGCGATTGACCAGTACCTGGCGCTCGGCGACGTGTTCATGCGTCTGGCGCAGCTCGATCGCGCGCAGAAGGCGTACGAGGCCGGCCTGCGGCTGGTGGCGCGCGCCGGCGTCAACGATCGCTGGACCGTGACCGCGCTGCACATGATCGGCGATATCTTCATGCAGAAGGCGACGTGGAAGGACGCGCTGCAGGTCTACATGCAGGTGCGTCGACTGGTGCCCGACGACGACAAGGCGAGCCTGCGCCTGGTCGACCTGTACTTCAAACTGGGCCGCGCGCCGGAAACCGAGAACGAGCTTGCGCACCTGATTTCGCTCTATGACAAGCGCGGCGATTCGGCCAAGCTGATCCCGATGGTCGCGGACATGGCGTCCATGCGCCCGCGCAGCACGGCGCTCAAGAACTTCCTGATCGACCTGCTGATTCGCGCCGGACGCACCGAGCAGGCGATTGGCGAGCTGGACACGCTGGGCGAGGCGCAGTTGCTGAACCACCAGACGACCGACGCGATCCTGACCATCGAGCGCATCATCGCGCTCAAGCCGGCGAAGGTCGAAGAGTACCAGAAACTGCTGGCGCAATTACGGGCCGGCGCCTGA